The segment CCATTGGATTTCCTCGCGGCCGGCGGCGCCGCCGCTGGCGGGATTGGCCTCCTTCCGGGTTCTGCCGGTCTTTCCGGAACTGCCGTCCGGCGTTAAGGTTTCGCGCGGCCGGCGGTTCCTGCATCCGGCGGCGACGCTCGTCCGCCACTGGTGGATGCCGTTCCGGCTGGGAGCCAGGGCGAGCCAATTAAATCGGTGGATGGCGGAGATCCGTCCGGACCTGCTCCATGCAATGCGCATTCCCCAGGAAGGAATGGTCGCCGCGCAGGCGAAACTCTACCATGGATTTTGCAGGTCTCTGCCGCTGTTGATCTCGGTATGGGGCGACGATTTCACCTACCACGCAAAATCCTCGCCGATGATGGCGGAGTTGACGAAAGCCGCGATGCGCAAGGCCGACGCCTTGCACGCGGATTGCCGGCGGGACATTCGGCTCGCGTTTTCCTGGGGATTGCGCATAGACACCATGACAATGGTAGAGCCGGGAAACGGTGGAATTCGGATCGATGAATTTTGTTCTGGAGATGCTGAAAACGAGCTTATCAAGAAATGGTCGCTTCCGAAAACCGCTTTTTTTATCCTAAATCCCCGAGGAATTCGGGGTGTCGCGAGAACCGATACATTCTTCAGGGCAATACCCCTGGTTAAGGAAAAACTCCCTAACGTCCATTTTCTGGCTTTGAAGATGGCCGAAAAAAACGAAGCGGCGGATTGGGTGCGCAGGCTGGGGATCAGGGAATACATCACTTTGCTGCCGCCGCTTTCGATGGAGGAAATGCCGCCGCTCTACCGACTCGCGCCGGTCATGCTTTCCCTGACGACGCACGATGGGCTTCCCAACGTCCTGCTGGAGGCGATGGC is part of the Anaerolineales bacterium genome and harbors:
- a CDS encoding glycosyltransferase family 4 protein, with translation MKLAFLADGRSPIAINWIRWLVEQGHEVHWISSRPAAPPLAGLASFRVLPVFPELPSGVKVSRGRRFLHPAATLVRHWWMPFRLGARASQLNRWMAEIRPDLLHAMRIPQEGMVAAQAKLYHGFCRSLPLLISVWGDDFTYHAKSSPMMAELTKAAMRKADALHADCRRDIRLAFSWGLRIDTMTMVEPGNGGIRIDEFCSGDAENELIKKWSLPKTAFFILNPRGIRGVARTDTFFRAIPLVKEKLPNVHFLALKMAEKNEAADWVRRLGIREYITLLPPLSMEEMPPLYRLAPVMLSLTTHDGLPNVLLEAMACGCYPVCGDVESLREWIDDGRNGSLVPPGDPQTVAGALVRVAKDAALRMRAAERNREIIAKRAEWHGVMGRVEEFYRAMVT